Proteins encoded together in one Lepus europaeus isolate LE1 chromosome 13, mLepTim1.pri, whole genome shotgun sequence window:
- the ECRG4 gene encoding augurin: MAASSARPAVLALTGLALLLLLCMGPGGINGNKLKLMLQKREALAPAKTEVAVDENKAKEFLSSLRRQKRQLWDRTRPEVQQWYQQFLYMGFDEAKFEDDISYWLNRDRNGHDYYGDYYQRHYDEDSAIGPRSPHSFRHGASVNYDDY; this comes from the exons ATGGCAGCCTCCTCCGCGCGGCCCGCCGTCTTGGCCCTGACCGGGCTggcgctgctcctgctgctgtgcatGGGCCCAG GTGGCATAAATGGAAATAAACTCAAGTTGATGCTTCAAAAACGAGAAG CACTTGCTCCAGCGAAGACAGAAGTGGCTGTTGATGAGAACAAAGCCAAAGAATTCCTCAGCAGCCTGAGGCGTCAGAAGCGGCAGCTGTGGGACCGGACCCGGCCAGAGGTGCAGCAGTGGTACCAGCAGTTCCTCTACATGGGCTTCGATGAAGCG AAATTTGAAGATGACATCTCCTACTGGCTAAACCGAGATCGGAACGGACACGACTACTACGGCGACTACTACCAACGTCACTACGATGAAGACTCGGCAATCGGCCCCCGGAGCCCCCACAGCTTCAGGCATGGTGCCAGTGTCAACTACGATGACTACTAG